CAAGGCCTGGTCGCTGCTGGCTGGCTCGGATGTCTACCACCATGCTCGAGTCAATCTTCAGTCCTCCGCTCATCTCAGCGCTACGAACAAAGTCCTGGGTTTGCAAGTCCTCCACGCGCTTCAGCTCCCCAGTAGCCAGTTGAATGATGGCCCCCTTCATGAAGTGTGAGGGGCCGGTGGGCGCAacgggtggtggtggtgggagaGTCTGGGTCACCACACTGCAGGCTGCAGGCTGCTGAGTAGGCAGTTCCACCACCTGCCGCTCCGGCAGGCCCACCGTGGCTGCAGCATCTGAGGCTTTGTGGTGCAACAGCGGAGAGGCTGCAGTGGCTGCAGCATCATTAGGCTGCCCTGGGTAGTGCTGAGGCTGCGGATGCAGCTGTTGCTGCTGATGGTGATGATAATCCAGGGGCACAAGAACCGGCTGCCCGTTTGCCAAGATCACAGCGTGGCCAGGCTGCACTGTCTGTTGCTGATGAGGTGGGGCTCTAGGATCTTGCTGGACCGCAGGGTGTGGGGCATATGCAGGCGTGCCCTCCCCCTGAACTTCTCTGTTCCTCAGTGAATTCTGGGACAGGCCATGCACGGTCTCCCTACGACTCCCATGGACCGGTGAGGCTAACCGCCCAACTACCTGCTGCACCTGTAGTAAAACAACCACTTTTAAAagttatcattatcattttgAGGTGCCTTTCCTCAGAAAAATGCTTTTATCTTTACGGAACATACAAAGGCAtgcttaaaaacataaatatcatCAAGTCCTATTTTACTAAGTGATGTACGATCCATCTCCTGCAATTTACAACCATTTCCTGATCATAGCTGATACCCCATGACTGCATGCACTCACAATAAATCAAAAAAGCAATCTCTGGCAATTTCTAAGAAGTAACCGTCTGACTGTTCATTGCTCAATCGGTAACACACCCAAATTACAGCTAATAAAGGAAGGAAGTGGAATAGAATGCATGGTGTAACGCAGGTTTAAAGAAATAAGGCAAAACTAGTGTTAGAATACTTTAAGTAAAAGGATCCAATATAttacaataatgctaataattctaaatgaaaaaacacatgaaaagtTGTGAGAAATTAGAAATTAACACTGGGTTATTATGCTCTATaattttaccatttaaaataaataaaaatagaccaTATAGCTTTTAAGATAATGTTATGCTTTTCAATACAGCACACTGGACTGCTTACTGCAACACAGAAAGTCATCAAATCACCCATTTCTTCACAAATGACAGCATGTACTACCACAAATGTTAAAACATACTGCCACGTTTCATTTAGATTATCTTGGCAGGAGGCCAAAAGCAGTGACTAATACAATCTTTTTGACCTGTACCAAATTTAAccaatttaatataaaaacactatattttactttacaaccccaattccattgaattgggacgttgtgtaaaacaaacaaaaatagaatATTGCAAATTGCAAACCCtattcaacctatattcaattgaatacactacaaagagaagatatttaatgttcaaacagataaactttatagtttttgcaaagattcactcatttttaatttgatgcctgcaacacgttccaaagaagttgggacaggggcatgtttaccactgtgttacatcacctttccttttaacaacactcaataagcgtttgggaactgaggacactaattgttgaagctttgtaggtggaattatttcccattcttgcttgatgtacaacttcagtggCTCAAcagtctctgttgtcgtattttgtgcttcataacgTGCCACacataacaatccggacagtccttttcctctttggccgggggacacgacatccatgatttccaaaaccaatttgaaatgtggactcgtcagaccacaggacacttttccactttgcgtcagtccatctcagatgagctcgggcccagagatgCCAGCGGCATTTCttggtgttgttgatatatggcttatATGGCTTTGCGTGGAAGAGTTTTaccttgcacttgtagatggagcgacgatctgtgttcactgacaacggttttctgaagtgttcctgagcccatgtggtgatatccattacagaatgatgtcggtttttaatgcagtgccgcctgagggatcgaaggtcacgggcatttaatgttggttttctgccttgccgcttactggcagagatttctccagattctctgaatcttttgatggtattatgctctgtagatgatgaaatccctaaattccttgcaattgcacgttgagaaacgtagttcttaaactgttggtctatttgctcacgcagttgttcacaaagtggtgaacctcgccccgtccttgcttgtgaatgactgagcctttcagggatgctccctttatacccaatcatgacactcacctgtttccaattaacctgttcacctgtggaatgttccaaacaggtgttttttgagcatttctccactttcccagtcttttgttgcccctgtcccaacttctttggaatgtgttgcaggcatcaaattcaaaatgagtgaatatttgcaaaaaacaataaagtttatccttttgaacattaaacatcttgtctttgtagtgtattcagttgaatataggttgaaaggatttgcaaatcatcgtattctgtttttatttatgttttacacaacgtcccaatttcattggaattggggttgtacaaacatcattgttttttgtaaatatatgttcatttctaatttaatatgtgcaacatgttccaaaaaatggGACAGGAGCATATTTACTGCTGTGcaaaatttttctttttaacaacactcaaatGTTTAGGGACTGAAGATGAACTGAAGTTTTTAagagcagaatttttttttggtataGAAGTCTATGGTTACAAAAGTCTTCAGCTATATAACCATACAGGTCCTTTATTGCTGAATTGAATTGTACACCTTTTCAGCGggacagaaagcagaaaggctGGTCTAGCAGCAGCACTCTCTTTATGCAGGCAGGCTGTtaaacatgcagaatgtttcttggcagtcatgctgaaacaaaTGAAGGCATCCTTGaaaaaagacgttgtctagaaggcagcatatgttgctccaaaatgtggtCAGAGTTAATGATGCCACCACATGTGCACCAATTACCCACTAACACTAgccccataccatgacagaggctggcttttgaactttacgctgTAACAATATGGGTGGGTCTTTGTTTTTTGGCCCATAGAATGCAATTATTAATTCCATAAACAGTATCAAAGGTTGACATCTCAGACCACAGTATACGTTTCCACTTCGCAGttagtccatttcagatgatcTTTAGAACAGAGAAGATGGCAGAAGATGGCATATATATCTCAATGcagcttgtttttatttgcacttCAGCTCACCTCACCTATGCCTCATTGACATTGAGGATATATCATAATGATTCATGATCATTAACTAATGATCAGtgaattcaaatcataattCAAATGGAATTAAAAGCTAGAAAAACAAGCGGTAACATCAGCAGTCAAAAAAATCCATCCTAATGGCTGATTGATTGACTTGTTCATTTTAGTCACGCCTAACTAAaatcaaaaatagaaaaaaccTATTAAAAAATCTCTCAATCAAAATAACTAACACCATTTTTACTTGAAAGTCTGCATGCAGAACCTTATAGCTAAGCgcaaaaaataatgtaatgtacATGTTTCAAATGTACATGCAACCTTACACTAATTTCAATgcccaaatattttaaaaatggaaaactttTAAGAAAGAACTTGTTGAGATTATCCTTACCTCTAGGTCCGTGTCTGGCGTGCTACGTTGACCAGGTGAAGCTCTGCCCTCGTGCCTGAAGATCTTCAGGCTCCTGTCCTGCTGGGGCTCCAGTACAGCTGCTCCGGGGACTGCTTGAGGTGGCCGTGCGTTCCTGACCGCATAAACTGTGTCTTGGTGCGGCTCCCTGCCTCCGTGTTCCCTCTCCCCTCCGTTCacctccctctcttgctcttccCTCTGAGGTTGGACAGACCTGGTGCTGCCAGAAGGGTGATAAAAGACGGGCATTCCCCTCGGACTGAGCTCTGCTGCTGGCAACATCCCTACTGTGCTGAGCTGTTGCTGAGCTGCAGCCTGCTCGGAGGACAGCACCATTGGGACACCTCCAGGTGCTGCCACTTTAGCATATGCATGGGTAGACACCTGCTGCTGGGGTGGTGATGAGACCATGCCTTCTTGGATGACTGACGGATAAGGGACAAGATGGGAGACTGGGTGTGGCTGGGGAATTGCGGACTGTGGCGATATCAAGGGGCTGGGAACAAACCCTGATGGTACCGCGTAGGGAACAGCGGCAGCGTAATGGGAACTAACAAACTGCAAGGAGGAGTGAGGGATCGGTGTGTACCCGAGAGGAGGGTAGGGGATGCCAGGGTGCTGCAGGAGTGGGGATGGAACCGTGTAGGCAGGGGAAATGTGCACAGGGTGTAGGCTGTTTGGAGAGTAGCTGACAGAAGGGAGAGCTACTTTGTAGAGCATGCTGTACTGATCCACTGGTAGCCCGGCTAGGCTGTCTGCCCCCTCAACGCCATAGGGCAGACTAGGCTGAGTCCTC
This Pygocentrus nattereri isolate fPygNat1 chromosome 15, fPygNat1.pri, whole genome shotgun sequence DNA region includes the following protein-coding sequences:
- the atxn1l gene encoding ataxin-1-like, with amino-acid sequence MKPAHERNQECLPPKKRDLPVSNAATSTPNNNSSSSSAGGGGGGGEETPSSQSSGSSGEPQGGGGSGEWVRTQPSLPYGVEGADSLAGLPVDQYSMLYKVALPSVSYSPNSLHPVHISPAYTVPSPLLQHPGIPYPPLGYTPIPHSSLQFVSSHYAAAVPYAVPSGFVPSPLISPQSAIPQPHPVSHLVPYPSVIQEGMVSSPPQQQVSTHAYAKVAAPGGVPMVLSSEQAAAQQQLSTVGMLPAAELSPRGMPVFYHPSGSTRSVQPQREEQEREVNGGEREHGGREPHQDTVYAVRNARPPQAVPGAAVLEPQQDRSLKIFRHEGRASPGQRSTPDTDLEVQQVVGRLASPVHGSRRETVHGLSQNSLRNREVQGEGTPAYAPHPAVQQDPRAPPHQQQTVQPGHAVILANGQPVLVPLDYHHHQQQQLHPQPQHYPGQPNDAAATAASPLLHHKASDAAATVGLPERQVVELPTQQPAACSVVTQTLPPPPPVAPTGPSHFMKGAIIQLATGELKRVEDLQTQDFVRSAEMSGGLKIDSSMVVDIRASQQRPGLVSLHFTVGEQQSKVTIDVPPEHPFFVFGQGWSSCSPERTAQLYGLTCHHLQVGDVCVSITLQQQPAPQQKPTPLSQQQQPIHARTSTKANSTSGASSSQPMGPPAPQHIRPQSQFKMERIQREKDRERADKEEPMTVGALGHSNIHPRPNRTSVEHTRSQSSYYLHTEGQHARAGVALAASSAGASQRRWSAPGFQRYTIKSEEGGRAPATTPGSSRPSFIPQEVKLSIEGRSNAGK